A genomic segment from Necator americanus strain Aroian chromosome III, whole genome shotgun sequence encodes:
- a CDS encoding hypothetical protein (NECATOR_CHRIII.G13025.T1) — protein MGSPSIHPSIHTATATVAGAAATAVAAALARRRRRRRVTAEESQQSRWKQQQQRSWWQRKQLRVMFSGA, from the coding sequence ATGGGATcaccatccatccatccatccatccatacCGCCACCGCCACCGTCGCCGGCGCCGCTGCCACCGCAGTCGCCGCCGCCTTAgcacgacgacgacgacgacgacgcgTTACGGCGGAGGAATCGCAGCAGTCGAGGTggaagcagcagcagcagcggtCGTGGTGGCAGCGGAAGCAGCTTCGTGTTATGTTCAGTGGTGCGTGA
- a CDS encoding hypothetical protein (NECATOR_CHRIII.G13026.T1), which translates to MSCAESYGPYYDWTPQAAPYAPYPRCEQPRNINPPTTTGSHVYGNVPPPSTSELWTAAAPFQHQQAAVANTYKWMHTKRSHKPAVPKRKVVDENGTNRTNFSTHQLTELEKEFHTAKYVNRARRTEIAQNLKLNEAQVKIWFQNRRMKEKKREKEKAFLARNVMPWDNSPPSDDVKLSLL; encoded by the exons ATGAGCTGCGCGGAATCTTACGGACCGTACTACGATTGGACACCGCAAGCCGCTCCATACGCTCCGTATCCGAGATGTGAGCAGCCGAG AAATATAAATCCACCCACAACAACGGGTTCACACGTTTACGGGAACGTTCCACCACCATCCACCAGTGAGCTGTGGACCGCCGCTGCACCATTTCAACATCAACAAGCCGCTGTGGCAAACACCTATAAATGGATGCACACGAAACGATCACACAAACCAGCCG tgCCAAAACGAAAAGTGGTCGATGAGAACGGGACGAATAGAACAAACTTCAGCACACATCAATTGACTGAGCTTGAAAAAGAGTTCCACACGGCCAAATATGTGAATCGAGCGAGGCGGACGGAAATCGCACAAAACCTGAAATTAAACGAAGCACAG GTGAAAATATGGTTCCAAAATCGgcgaatgaaagagaaaaaacgagagaaagaaaaagcatttCTCGCCAGGAATGTGATGCCGTGGGATAACTCACCGCCATCGGATGACGTGAAATTGTCATTACTGTAG